The Benincasa hispida cultivar B227 chromosome 9, ASM972705v1, whole genome shotgun sequence genome has a segment encoding these proteins:
- the LOC120086808 gene encoding uncharacterized protein LOC120086808 isoform X2 — protein sequence MGGDTVPLSTPSILHDGDSFLEHDQSQISTQLPTLLRGNNNLSMQTEDDQMDVENGCIIGEFDEIESEYSSAALNVDICRRRINRVHREIIESYDQLRNRSENFNQAKQKILSYSPGAWIEQVGGNSSGEDGTFFLQEYMILRKSKSFCLYDTRGLSDDPSDNIEILKQWMTKGVRHGELVTRKSDASSLINRMRCKARQSFPRSRVIRMINFVIFVVDGLSVLQSIDGDDKQKDYGKVITTAFNCPYLSYGDDKPVVVLTHGDLLSFTDRVRVRGHLGNLLGIPPTKQIFDIPDRYDPVTELTIIDILHYCLEHADKNLPPKGWTVIKDHMFSISAANINFLAIMVIAIISAYMYQVYVVHRRPEQQEPKNVLEIVWHEIRHLWLEE from the exons ATGGGCGGCGATACAGTTCCTCTTTCTACTCCTTCCATCCTTCACG ATGGGGATTCTTTTCTGGAGCATGATCAGTCGCAAATTTCTACTCAACTGCCCACTCTGCTCAG GGGTAACAATAACCTGAGCATGCAAACTGAGGATGATCAAATGGATGTGGAAAATGGATGTATCATCGGAGAATTTGATGAGATTGAGTCTGAATACTCTTCGGCTGCTTTAAATGTGGATATCTGTCGTCGGCGGATAAATAGGGTACATAGAGAGATCATCGAGAGCTATGATCAATTACGGAATCGTAGTGAGAACTTCAACCAGGCTAAGCAAAAAATTTTGAG TTATTCTCCTGGAGCATGGATTGAGCAGGTAGGTG GTAATTCATCTGGTGAAGATGGAACCTTTTTCCTTCAAGAAtatatgatcctcaggaagtcGAAATCTTTTTGTTTATATGACACACGCGGTCTGTCTGATGATCCATCCGATAACATTGAAATATTGAAACAATGGATGACCAAGGGTGTTCGCCATGGGGAGCTTGTCACCAG GAAATCTGATGCTTCAAGTTTAATAAATAGAATGAGGTGTAAAGCTCGCCAAAGCTTCCCTCGTTCTAGGGTGATCAGAATGAtcaattttgtcatatttgtcGTTGATGGGCTTTCAGTTCTTCAATCAATAGATGGTGATGATAAACAGAAGGATTATGGCAAAGTGATAACGACTGCATTCAATTGCCCTTATTTATCATATGGAG ATGATAAACCAGTTGTTGTTTTAACTCATGGAGATCTACTTTCCTTTACGGACCGTGTTCGTGTACGTGGTCATTTAGGAAATTTATTAGGGATTCCGCCgacaaaacaaatatttgacatCCCAG ATCGGTATGATCCAGTCACGGAGTTgacaataattgatattttACATTACTGTCTAGAGCATGCCGATAAAAACCTTCCTCCTAAGGGCTGGACGGTGATCAAG GATCATATGTTCTCCATATCAGCAGCAAATATCAACTTTCTAGCCATTATGGTGATTGCTATCATCTCAGCTTATATGTATCAGGTGTACGTTGTTCATCGTCGTCCCGAGCAACAGGAGCCGAAGAACGTATTGGAGATAGTTTGGCATGAGATTCGGCATTTGTGGCTCGAGGAGTAA
- the LOC120086808 gene encoding uncharacterized protein LOC120086808 isoform X1: MGGDTVPLSTPSILHDGDSFLEHDQSQISTQLPTLLRGNNNLSMQTEDDQMDVENGCIIGEFDEIESEYSSAALNVDICRRRINRVHREIIESYDQLRNRSENFNQAKQKILSYSPGAWIEQVGGMKLSDYDIPQTTSLILIGPKGSGKSSLINRISKVFEEDHFTPERAQVSCNSSGEDGTFFLQEYMILRKSKSFCLYDTRGLSDDPSDNIEILKQWMTKGVRHGELVTRKSDASSLINRMRCKARQSFPRSRVIRMINFVIFVVDGLSVLQSIDGDDKQKDYGKVITTAFNCPYLSYGDDKPVVVLTHGDLLSFTDRVRVRGHLGNLLGIPPTKQIFDIPDRYDPVTELTIIDILHYCLEHADKNLPPKGWTVIKDHMFSISAANINFLAIMVIAIISAYMYQVYVVHRRPEQQEPKNVLEIVWHEIRHLWLEE, encoded by the exons ATGGGCGGCGATACAGTTCCTCTTTCTACTCCTTCCATCCTTCACG ATGGGGATTCTTTTCTGGAGCATGATCAGTCGCAAATTTCTACTCAACTGCCCACTCTGCTCAG GGGTAACAATAACCTGAGCATGCAAACTGAGGATGATCAAATGGATGTGGAAAATGGATGTATCATCGGAGAATTTGATGAGATTGAGTCTGAATACTCTTCGGCTGCTTTAAATGTGGATATCTGTCGTCGGCGGATAAATAGGGTACATAGAGAGATCATCGAGAGCTATGATCAATTACGGAATCGTAGTGAGAACTTCAACCAGGCTAAGCAAAAAATTTTGAG TTATTCTCCTGGAGCATGGATTGAGCAGGTAGGTGGTATGAAACTATCTGACTACGATATCCCACAAACAACATCACTTATATTGATTGGTCCAAAAGGATCCGGTAAAAGTAGTCTTATAAATAGGATCTCCAAGGTGTTTGAGGAGGACCATTTTACCCCAGAAAGGGCACAAGTATCGT GTAATTCATCTGGTGAAGATGGAACCTTTTTCCTTCAAGAAtatatgatcctcaggaagtcGAAATCTTTTTGTTTATATGACACACGCGGTCTGTCTGATGATCCATCCGATAACATTGAAATATTGAAACAATGGATGACCAAGGGTGTTCGCCATGGGGAGCTTGTCACCAG GAAATCTGATGCTTCAAGTTTAATAAATAGAATGAGGTGTAAAGCTCGCCAAAGCTTCCCTCGTTCTAGGGTGATCAGAATGAtcaattttgtcatatttgtcGTTGATGGGCTTTCAGTTCTTCAATCAATAGATGGTGATGATAAACAGAAGGATTATGGCAAAGTGATAACGACTGCATTCAATTGCCCTTATTTATCATATGGAG ATGATAAACCAGTTGTTGTTTTAACTCATGGAGATCTACTTTCCTTTACGGACCGTGTTCGTGTACGTGGTCATTTAGGAAATTTATTAGGGATTCCGCCgacaaaacaaatatttgacatCCCAG ATCGGTATGATCCAGTCACGGAGTTgacaataattgatattttACATTACTGTCTAGAGCATGCCGATAAAAACCTTCCTCCTAAGGGCTGGACGGTGATCAAG GATCATATGTTCTCCATATCAGCAGCAAATATCAACTTTCTAGCCATTATGGTGATTGCTATCATCTCAGCTTATATGTATCAGGTGTACGTTGTTCATCGTCGTCCCGAGCAACAGGAGCCGAAGAACGTATTGGAGATAGTTTGGCATGAGATTCGGCATTTGTGGCTCGAGGAGTAA